The Desulfobotulus mexicanus genome includes a region encoding these proteins:
- the guaA gene encoding glutamine-hydrolyzing GMP synthase: MADKHDCVVILDFGAINAQMLAKAVRQLNIYCEVLPYTATADRILALQPKALILQRGEACGERTLGRELPPETAALNLPVLDMKTSPWEEADLKAFLVKECKMGQDWTTEAFIEETVADLKDLIQDKKVLLAMSGGVDSSVCAALLHRAVGSQLTCVFVDHGCMRKDEPRQIEEVFSGQFGMNLVSVNAEDRFLEKLKGITDPEIKRKIIGEEFIRVFEEEARKLGELDYFVQGTIYPDIIESGWDGGKSVKAHHNVGGLPERIDFKGILEPVKYLFKDEVRKVGEAMGIPPVITRRQPFPGPGLAVRCLGELTREKLQILREADAIFRAAMDEKGYGDQASQFFAVLTNVQSVGVTDDERTYGYVIALRAVLTTDFMTAGVVDLPISFLTEVAAKIAVQVQGVNRVVYDITSKPPATIEWE; the protein is encoded by the coding sequence ATGGCAGATAAACATGATTGCGTTGTGATACTGGATTTCGGGGCCATCAATGCCCAGATGCTTGCCAAGGCTGTGCGTCAGCTCAACATTTATTGCGAGGTGCTGCCCTATACCGCAACGGCAGACCGCATTCTGGCACTTCAGCCTAAAGCCCTGATTCTCCAGCGGGGAGAGGCCTGTGGAGAGCGCACCCTTGGACGGGAGCTTCCCCCTGAAACCGCAGCACTGAATCTTCCGGTGCTGGATATGAAAACCTCTCCCTGGGAAGAGGCAGACCTGAAGGCATTTCTCGTAAAAGAGTGCAAAATGGGTCAGGACTGGACCACGGAAGCCTTTATTGAAGAAACCGTAGCAGATTTAAAAGACCTTATTCAGGATAAAAAGGTTCTTCTGGCCATGTCCGGCGGTGTGGATTCTTCAGTATGCGCAGCCCTGCTTCACCGTGCCGTGGGCAGTCAGCTGACCTGTGTATTTGTGGATCATGGATGCATGCGAAAGGATGAACCCCGGCAGATCGAAGAAGTCTTCAGCGGGCAGTTCGGCATGAATCTTGTTTCCGTGAATGCGGAAGATCGCTTTCTTGAAAAGCTTAAGGGCATTACAGATCCTGAGATAAAGAGAAAAATCATAGGCGAGGAATTCATCCGCGTTTTTGAGGAGGAGGCCCGCAAGCTGGGTGAGCTGGACTACTTTGTTCAGGGCACCATCTATCCGGACATCATTGAAAGCGGCTGGGATGGCGGCAAGTCCGTCAAAGCCCATCATAATGTTGGTGGACTTCCTGAGCGCATTGATTTTAAAGGAATCCTTGAGCCGGTTAAATACCTTTTCAAAGATGAAGTCCGCAAGGTAGGGGAGGCCATGGGCATTCCGCCTGTGATTACAAGGCGTCAGCCCTTTCCCGGTCCAGGCCTTGCCGTGCGCTGCCTTGGTGAACTGACCCGTGAGAAACTGCAAATTCTGAGGGAAGCAGATGCCATTTTCCGGGCTGCCATGGATGAAAAAGGCTATGGGGATCAGGCCAGTCAGTTCTTTGCCGTACTCACCAATGTGCAGTCCGTGGGTGTAACCGATGATGAGCGGACCTACGGCTATGTGATTGCCCTGCGCGCGGTTCTGACCACAGATTTTATGACGGCAGGGGTTGTGGATCTGCCCATTTCCTTCCTTACGGAAGTGGCTGCGAAAATCGCTGTACAGGTTCAGGGTGTCAACCGAGTGGTTTACGATATCACCAGCAAGCCACCGGCAACCATTGAGTGGGAATAA
- a CDS encoding cupin domain-containing protein: MRTRFTSLILAGFFLLALSSTAFSKEAGVVVKELAKTEKSWDGALLPAYPDGQPEIRILSIKIPAGQKLAVHKHPVINAGVLLSGQLRVHTEDGQVLDLHAGEAIVEVVNTWHWGESVGDSPAHIIVFYAGTADTPVTVIQD, from the coding sequence ATGAGAACACGTTTCACATCCCTTATTCTGGCAGGTTTCTTTCTCCTTGCCCTAAGCAGCACCGCTTTCTCCAAAGAGGCTGGCGTTGTGGTCAAGGAACTGGCCAAAACCGAAAAAAGCTGGGATGGTGCCCTGCTGCCTGCCTATCCGGATGGTCAGCCGGAAATCCGCATCCTCAGCATTAAAATTCCTGCGGGTCAGAAACTGGCTGTACACAAGCATCCTGTCATAAATGCCGGTGTCCTGCTGTCCGGTCAGCTCAGGGTGCATACGGAAGACGGGCAGGTGCTGGATCTTCATGCAGGAGAAGCCATTGTGGAAGTGGTCAATACCTGGCACTGGGGGGAAAGCGTGGGAGACAGTCCGGCCCATATTATTGTTTTTTATGCAGGAACAGCGGATACCCCCGTCACGGTAATTCAGGACTGA
- a CDS encoding cupin domain-containing protein codes for MKEQILTSREIRPFYTKERCWIEELSNSSADPGLSIARVRVEAGVSTQLHRLKNTAERYLILSGRGRMEVGGLPPQEVFPGDVVLIPPDCPQRITCLGKEDLIFLVFCTPRFLPEAYENLEDGNGTIAPVL; via the coding sequence ATGAAAGAACAGATTCTTACTTCAAGGGAGATCAGGCCATTTTATACGAAAGAGCGCTGCTGGATTGAGGAGCTTTCCAACAGTAGTGCAGATCCCGGTCTTTCCATCGCCAGGGTGCGGGTGGAAGCAGGTGTCAGCACCCAGCTCCACAGGCTGAAAAATACGGCAGAGCGATATCTCATTCTTTCGGGCAGGGGCCGGATGGAGGTGGGGGGCTTGCCGCCTCAGGAGGTTTTTCCGGGGGATGTGGTACTGATTCCGCCGGATTGCCCCCAGCGCATCACCTGTCTGGGCAAAGAGGATCTGATTTTTCTGGTTTTCTGCACGCCACGCTTTCTTCCTGAAGCCTATGAGAATCTGGAAGATGGGAATGGTACAATAGCACCTGTTTTATAA
- a CDS encoding M15 family metallopeptidase, which yields MKWFTTLLFFLCSATAFASEIPDSFVEIREVIPEILMDIRYVTEHNFAGAKVDGYEAAKCYLTRKAAHALSGVQDDLRPFGFGLKIYDCYRPQRAVNHFVRWAEDLHDTKTRTEFYPTVDKRHLFRDGYIARRSGHSRGSTVDLTIVDLSPEPQPSFILGKTEQKACFLPAAERFKDNGLDMGTGFDCFHELSHPENPALPEQQRAYRLILKTLMEKHGFRYYDKEWWHFTLKNESFPDTYFDFVVK from the coding sequence ATGAAATGGTTTACTACCCTTCTTTTTTTTCTCTGTTCTGCTACGGCCTTTGCTTCGGAGATCCCGGATTCCTTTGTGGAAATCAGGGAAGTGATTCCGGAAATCCTCATGGACATCCGTTATGTCACGGAGCACAATTTTGCGGGTGCCAAGGTGGATGGATATGAGGCGGCAAAGTGTTACCTCACCCGCAAAGCGGCCCATGCCCTTTCCGGAGTGCAGGACGACCTCAGGCCCTTTGGATTCGGGCTTAAAATTTATGACTGTTACCGACCCCAGCGGGCGGTAAACCATTTTGTTCGATGGGCAGAAGATCTGCATGACACCAAAACCCGCACGGAATTTTACCCCACGGTAGATAAACGCCACCTTTTCCGGGACGGCTACATCGCCCGCCGCTCAGGGCACAGCCGGGGCAGCACCGTGGATCTCACCATTGTGGATCTTTCGCCAGAACCTCAGCCTTCCTTTATTCTGGGAAAAACGGAGCAGAAAGCCTGCTTTCTTCCGGCAGCAGAACGCTTTAAAGACAACGGCCTTGATATGGGAACGGGTTTTGACTGCTTCCACGAGCTTTCTCACCCCGAAAATCCGGCCCTTCCGGAACAGCAGAGGGCCTATCGCCTGATCCTGAAAACCCTCATGGAAAAACATGGCTTTCGGTATTATGATAAGGAGTGGTGGCATTTTACCCTGAAAAACGAGTCTTTTCCTGACACCTATTTTGATTTTGTCGTGAAGTAG
- a CDS encoding alpha/beta hydrolase produces the protein MKNPSPALMPFLEQVSKAAEAFLQSGSQPTFANAREGLAILTRTFVTKACPVAKIIDASIPGPKWDVPVRIYHPNPEQSLPLLLFIHGGGHMAGSIAVYDGIARRLAKASSRITLSVEYRRTPECPYPSGLEDVTQAAKGAFSLLENLGIGHEKKLAIAGDSGGGALAASLSHRASHEPELSIEKQVLIYPSLDYTLSMPSVEELAKGYLLEKEKILWYFDQYFQSSENRKAASPLFMEIPQAFPQTLLVTAGYCPLKDEGKAYTERLKQAGIFTMHEEFGDMIHAFLNLEDLVPEACDRFYHLAGAFLKDKASQMIP, from the coding sequence ATGAAAAATCCGTCCCCAGCACTGATGCCTTTTCTGGAACAGGTCAGCAAGGCTGCAGAAGCCTTTCTGCAAAGCGGCAGCCAGCCCACCTTTGCCAATGCAAGGGAAGGCCTTGCCATCCTCACCAGAACCTTTGTCACAAAAGCCTGTCCCGTGGCAAAGATAATTGATGCCTCCATTCCCGGTCCCAAATGGGATGTGCCCGTACGTATCTATCATCCGAACCCGGAACAGTCCTTGCCCCTTCTTCTTTTTATCCACGGCGGCGGTCACATGGCAGGAAGCATTGCCGTTTATGACGGTATTGCGAGAAGGCTGGCAAAGGCCTCTTCCCGCATCACCCTTTCCGTTGAATACCGCAGAACTCCGGAATGCCCTTATCCCTCAGGTCTTGAGGATGTAACCCAGGCGGCAAAGGGGGCTTTTAGTCTGCTGGAGAATCTGGGAATAGGCCATGAAAAGAAACTTGCCATTGCAGGAGACAGCGGCGGCGGTGCCCTTGCAGCCAGTCTCAGCCACAGAGCTAGCCATGAACCGGAGCTTTCCATCGAAAAGCAGGTGCTCATTTACCCCAGTCTGGATTACACCCTGTCCATGCCCTCTGTGGAAGAACTGGCAAAGGGTTATCTTCTGGAAAAGGAAAAAATTCTCTGGTATTTTGACCAATATTTTCAAAGTAGCGAAAACCGCAAGGCAGCCTCTCCCCTTTTCATGGAAATTCCACAGGCTTTCCCCCAGACCCTTTTAGTCACCGCAGGGTACTGCCCTTTAAAGGATGAGGGAAAAGCCTATACAGAAAGGCTGAAACAGGCGGGGATTTTTACCATGCACGAAGAATTCGGGGATATGATCCATGCCTTTTTAAATCTTGAAGATCTGGTTCCGGAAGCCTGCGACAGGTTTTACCATCTTGCAGGGGCTTTTCTTAAGGATAAAGCCTCTCAGATGATTCCGTAA
- a CDS encoding uracil-xanthine permease family protein: protein MKERLRMKGFFESGEDGRSGGGEPGWALSFFLGLIHVSLIFDGIIFLPNMIGKATGTPADQVAFVTFATLLVAAFGTFLQAFKPGNLGCGHVLFMGSYSAFLACTLMAVNMGGLPLLATMTLLSAPVVFLYSYFLRFLRHIVTPAIGGVLILLVALSLMPIAIELWQGGDSSQPHFGSSQNYLVGLVTMGVLVIFMLFGSHRLRLWTPLLGIGAGCLTASFLGLLTLEHVRHAPWFGLPEARWPGLALDFQVAWLPLAGAFFIAALVSAMEGTGNIMLLQQISVKGFRKVDYTRIQNGLYADGLAKGLSGLVGGAPVATFCDNIPLLKMTRVTSARVGLMGALILLVLAFMPKVSAFLLNAPSAVIGGMLVPICAMLFYAGFGLVMRSGLSFQMGLILGISLCAGLMAETRNFFPSIMPVEFAPILQNGVAMGGFVAIFFSTLLYLFPRPGMALHLTPTPAAMPTLLERLEKLKTSFRMGDETFLRLRLCCEETFSHLIEYAESSEKKCLFSVRLWEEGVFVEVIIGETVDEIDQGMRPFTGINATEAELDRVGLLILSRMAKDVQHIHISGYTYISFVIELS, encoded by the coding sequence ATGAAAGAGAGATTGAGGATGAAGGGCTTTTTTGAAAGCGGGGAAGATGGCAGGTCAGGAGGGGGAGAGCCGGGATGGGCACTCTCTTTTTTTCTTGGGCTGATCCATGTATCCCTTATTTTTGACGGTATTATTTTTCTGCCCAACATGATCGGCAAGGCCACCGGGACACCTGCGGATCAGGTGGCCTTTGTCACCTTTGCCACCCTGCTCGTGGCGGCCTTTGGCACCTTTCTTCAGGCCTTCAAGCCGGGCAATCTGGGCTGCGGTCATGTTCTGTTCATGGGTTCCTATTCTGCCTTTCTCGCCTGCACCCTCATGGCTGTGAACATGGGAGGCCTGCCGCTCCTTGCCACCATGACCCTTTTGTCTGCGCCTGTGGTGTTCCTGTATTCTTATTTTCTGCGTTTTCTGCGCCACATCGTCACACCGGCCATAGGCGGGGTGCTGATCCTCCTCGTGGCCTTAAGCCTCATGCCCATTGCCATTGAACTCTGGCAGGGGGGCGACTCTTCCCAGCCGCATTTCGGTTCTTCCCAGAACTACCTTGTGGGGCTTGTGACCATGGGAGTTCTTGTGATTTTCATGCTTTTCGGCAGCCACAGGCTTCGTCTCTGGACACCGCTTCTGGGCATTGGGGCAGGCTGTCTTACGGCCTCTTTTTTGGGGCTTCTTACCTTAGAGCATGTTCGCCATGCGCCATGGTTTGGACTGCCAGAGGCCCGGTGGCCGGGTCTGGCACTGGATTTTCAGGTGGCATGGCTGCCCCTCGCAGGCGCTTTTTTCATTGCGGCTCTGGTCAGTGCCATGGAAGGAACGGGCAATATCATGCTCTTGCAGCAGATTTCCGTAAAAGGCTTCAGAAAGGTGGATTATACCCGTATTCAGAACGGACTTTATGCCGACGGACTGGCCAAGGGTCTTTCCGGCCTTGTCGGAGGCGCACCGGTGGCGACCTTTTGTGACAATATTCCGCTTCTTAAAATGACCCGTGTAACCTCAGCACGGGTGGGCCTTATGGGAGCTTTGATTCTATTGGTGCTGGCCTTCATGCCCAAGGTCTCAGCCTTTCTTCTGAACGCACCTTCCGCCGTGATCGGTGGTATGCTTGTACCCATCTGCGCCATGCTGTTTTATGCGGGCTTCGGGCTGGTCATGCGCTCGGGGCTTTCCTTTCAGATGGGCCTCATTCTGGGGATTTCCCTTTGTGCGGGACTGATGGCGGAGACACGAAACTTCTTTCCCTCCATTATGCCCGTGGAGTTTGCGCCCATTCTGCAGAACGGGGTGGCCATGGGAGGGTTTGTTGCCATTTTCTTCAGTACTCTGCTCTATCTTTTCCCTAGACCCGGCATGGCCCTGCACCTGACACCTACGCCTGCTGCCATGCCGACACTTTTAGAGAGGCTTGAGAAGCTGAAAACCAGTTTTAGGATGGGGGATGAGACTTTTTTGCGTCTGCGGCTCTGCTGTGAAGAGACCTTTTCTCACCTCATAGAATATGCTGAGTCATCGGAAAAAAAGTGTCTTTTTTCTGTTCGGCTCTGGGAGGAAGGTGTTTTTGTGGAGGTGATTATCGGTGAAACCGTGGATGAGATCGATCAGGGCATGCGGCCATTTACGGGCATCAATGCCACAGAAGCGGAGTTGGACCGGGTTGGCCTTCTGATTCTTTCCAGAATGGCAAAGGACGTGCAGCATATCCATATCTCCGGATACACTTATATTTCCTTTGTGATTGAGCTTTCCTGA
- a CDS encoding carbon starvation CstA family protein, translated as MNILLLLTVGLVFLGAGYLFYGKMISRIFDENNQNPTPAMAMEDGRDYVPTRTGIAFSHHFASIAGAGPIVGPTVAMLFGIIPVWLWLLLGTVFFGAVHDYTCLFTSLREKGRSMAEVSRSTLGRAGFFLFIAFTTVMILLVTSAFLGLSATALTSLVPVAEMKISGSGFLQTIVGADGIERAKIGGIASTSVIILTLFAPLIGWMLYRRNIRSAIVTPVAIMVVSMSVVFGVFFPVSVGMHTWMIILTVYVVIACGAPVWTLLQPRDFMNSFILYAGIALLLAGIVVAGLKGAVTQAPAFNVAQGNLKLGMIWPFLFITVACGAISGFHSLVAGGTVSKQIRLESDARKIGYGGMVLEGVFAMVVLLTLAAGLSFDSYMQIVWPESGPSNPILAFALSMGSLLHMAFGLPVAFGTIFGILMVEGFVVTTLDTAVRLNRYLFEELWSVLFKKVPAILQSYIFNAALSAGLMLWLSWTNAFTLIWPIFGAANQLLAALGLIAVSVWLAKRKKPTLFTLIPAILMLVTTVWALWVMLFDKYIPAGKMPLIITDILLMVLALAVVAVAFKEMGKLLRPSRP; from the coding sequence GTGAATATTCTCCTGCTTCTTACGGTTGGGCTGGTATTTTTGGGTGCCGGTTATTTATTTTACGGCAAGATGATTTCCCGTATTTTTGATGAGAATAATCAGAATCCCACTCCGGCAATGGCCATGGAGGATGGACGGGATTATGTTCCGACCCGTACGGGCATTGCATTCTCCCACCACTTTGCCTCCATTGCCGGTGCCGGACCCATTGTCGGTCCCACGGTGGCCATGCTGTTTGGTATCATCCCTGTCTGGCTCTGGCTTCTTCTGGGAACGGTTTTCTTTGGAGCCGTCCACGATTATACCTGCCTATTCACCAGTCTCCGTGAAAAGGGCCGTTCCATGGCGGAAGTCTCCCGTTCGACTTTGGGAAGGGCCGGGTTTTTTCTTTTCATTGCCTTTACAACGGTGATGATCCTTCTTGTCACATCAGCATTTCTGGGTCTCAGTGCAACGGCACTGACCTCTCTGGTTCCTGTTGCCGAGATGAAGATAAGCGGCTCCGGTTTTCTTCAGACCATTGTGGGTGCCGATGGCATCGAGAGGGCTAAAATCGGTGGCATCGCATCCACATCAGTGATAATTCTGACGCTGTTTGCACCCCTGATCGGCTGGATGCTTTATCGCAGAAATATCCGTTCTGCCATTGTCACGCCTGTGGCGATTATGGTTGTGAGTATGTCCGTTGTCTTCGGCGTCTTTTTTCCCGTATCCGTTGGCATGCATACCTGGATGATCATTCTGACGGTGTATGTGGTGATCGCCTGTGGTGCTCCGGTCTGGACTCTCCTGCAGCCTCGTGATTTCATGAATTCATTTATTCTCTATGCCGGCATTGCGCTGCTGCTGGCTGGTATTGTTGTGGCTGGTCTGAAAGGAGCCGTTACTCAGGCTCCGGCCTTTAATGTGGCTCAGGGCAACTTGAAACTCGGGATGATCTGGCCCTTTCTCTTCATTACCGTTGCCTGTGGTGCCATCTCCGGCTTTCATTCCCTGGTGGCCGGTGGGACCGTCTCCAAGCAGATCCGCCTTGAATCCGATGCCCGGAAGATAGGATACGGTGGAATGGTTTTAGAGGGCGTTTTTGCAATGGTTGTTCTTTTAACCCTTGCTGCCGGTCTCTCCTTCGATTCTTATATGCAGATTGTCTGGCCGGAATCGGGACCGTCCAACCCCATCCTTGCCTTTGCCCTGAGCATGGGATCCCTTCTCCATATGGCCTTTGGATTACCCGTGGCTTTTGGAACCATTTTCGGCATTCTCATGGTTGAAGGTTTTGTGGTGACAACGCTGGATACCGCCGTTCGACTCAACCGCTATCTCTTTGAAGAGCTGTGGTCGGTTCTGTTCAAAAAAGTACCCGCCATTCTTCAATCCTACATTTTCAATGCCGCACTATCCGCAGGCCTGATGCTCTGGCTGAGCTGGACCAATGCCTTTACACTGATCTGGCCCATATTCGGAGCCGCAAATCAGCTTCTGGCAGCCCTTGGACTGATTGCTGTCTCGGTCTGGCTTGCCAAGCGGAAAAAGCCGACACTCTTTACCCTTATTCCTGCCATCCTGATGCTGGTCACTACTGTCTGGGCTTTGTGGGTGATGCTTTTTGACAAATATATTCCAGCCGGAAAAATGCCACTGATTATAACAGATATCCTTTTAATGGTTCTTGCGCTTGCTGTGGTTGCCGTTGCGTTCAAAGAGATGGGGAAGCTGTTGCGTCCTTCCCGTCCCTAA
- a CDS encoding AbrB family transcriptional regulator: MVYTRKTFVWAALILVSSVFAVVLQWASLPAATLLGPMLAAMVFAFCGVKLTVPRWAFTGAQSVVGCMVALTMSPAILSTLLQSWPAILFAIALVIIFGALVGHGLMHFGTLPGNTAAWGTSPGGAVAMMAMAESFGADIRMVAFMQYLRILVVVLTASAVSRLLLGGSVADLPPPTWSPGFDAPLIPLIQTLVLVAVGVLAGRIGRIPAGALLIPMVLGAVLNSLGFIHITLPPWLLWAAYASLGWYIGLKFTPETLRHTLRVLPQLLLAVVALMALCCIAAWMLTVWAGVDPLTAYLATSPGGLDSVAIIAADSGCDLAFVLSLQSLRLFAVVLTGPLVARLICRINGRSACGMA; encoded by the coding sequence ATGGTATATACCCGTAAAACTTTTGTCTGGGCAGCTCTGATCCTTGTATCCTCTGTTTTTGCTGTGGTTTTGCAGTGGGCTTCACTTCCGGCTGCCACACTGCTCGGGCCCATGCTGGCCGCTATGGTCTTTGCCTTCTGCGGTGTGAAACTTACTGTACCCCGCTGGGCCTTTACCGGGGCGCAGTCCGTCGTGGGCTGCATGGTTGCCCTTACCATGAGTCCGGCCATCCTGAGTACACTGCTCCAAAGCTGGCCTGCCATTCTTTTTGCCATAGCACTGGTTATTATTTTCGGAGCACTGGTGGGGCATGGGCTGATGCATTTCGGCACCCTGCCGGGAAACACGGCGGCCTGGGGAACCTCACCGGGAGGGGCTGTGGCCATGATGGCCATGGCTGAATCCTTTGGTGCTGACATTCGTATGGTTGCCTTCATGCAATATCTGAGGATTTTAGTGGTGGTTCTCACTGCATCGGCCGTATCCCGTCTGCTGCTTGGAGGGTCTGTTGCGGATCTTCCGCCTCCAACCTGGTCGCCGGGCTTTGATGCGCCCCTGATTCCTCTGATTCAGACCCTGGTTCTGGTGGCTGTGGGTGTGCTTGCAGGTCGCATAGGGCGTATACCCGCAGGAGCCCTTCTCATACCCATGGTGCTCGGGGCTGTGCTCAATTCCCTTGGTTTTATACATATTACCCTGCCGCCATGGCTGCTATGGGCTGCTTACGCAAGTCTTGGCTGGTACATAGGCCTGAAGTTCACGCCGGAAACCCTGCGCCACACCTTGCGGGTTTTACCGCAATTGCTTCTGGCTGTTGTTGCCTTGATGGCACTTTGCTGTATTGCTGCCTGGATGTTGACCGTCTGGGCGGGTGTCGATCCCCTGACGGCCTATCTTGCCACCAGTCCCGGCGGTCTGGATTCCGTGGCCATCATCGCCGCAGACAGCGGCTGTGATCTTGCTTTTGTGCTTTCCCTCCAGAGCCTTCGTCTTTTTGCCGTTGTTCTGACGGGGCCTCTGGTTGCCCGGCTGATCTGCCGCATTAACGGACGCAGTGCCTGCGGTATGGCCTGA
- a CDS encoding Fic family protein codes for MEQVLNFLVIKLVNEMNETQWGMKPNKAKAIMLAKRQLAEFVCDAVNLEGINLTIPEIQTLMDGITVGGHRLSDQQIALNQIDAWRTLFVLIEKNQFEITREQVCALHLIAGKDEALEWGKFRSGGVTIAGTEYMPPPADSLPALFEKMVSDSYDIPDIYDRAIHFFLTMARCQFFYDVNRRMGRFIMNGLLLNCGYPAINLPAKRQQEFNQLMLDFYGTANQKPMNTFLRTCLDERIIKIMNE; via the coding sequence GTGGAGCAGGTTCTGAACTTTTTAGTGATTAAGCTGGTGAATGAGATGAATGAAACTCAGTGGGGCATGAAACCAAACAAAGCAAAGGCAATAATGCTTGCTAAGCGCCAATTGGCTGAGTTTGTGTGCGATGCAGTAAATCTGGAAGGGATTAACTTAACCATACCTGAAATTCAGACATTAATGGATGGAATTACTGTTGGAGGACATAGATTGTCTGACCAGCAAATAGCACTGAACCAAATTGATGCCTGGCGTACTTTATTTGTTTTGATTGAGAAAAATCAGTTTGAAATCACCCGTGAACAAGTTTGTGCCCTGCATCTGATAGCGGGTAAGGACGAGGCATTGGAGTGGGGGAAGTTCAGATCTGGTGGGGTTACCATCGCAGGGACAGAGTATATGCCGCCTCCGGCGGATTCCTTACCTGCCCTTTTTGAAAAGATGGTTTCTGATTCATATGATATACCAGATATTTATGATCGTGCTATCCATTTTTTTCTTACAATGGCCCGGTGCCAGTTTTTTTATGATGTGAACAGGCGTATGGGCCGTTTTATTATGAACGGGCTTTTGCTGAATTGCGGATACCCTGCGATTAATCTTCCTGCAAAGAGGCAGCAGGAGTTTAATCAATTGATGCTCGATTTTTATGGAACTGCTAATCAGAAACCGATGAATACCTTTCTACGCACCTGTCTGGATGAAAGGATTATAAAGATTATGAATGAGTAA